The Vibrio agarivorans genome contains the following window.
AAGCGAAAGGTATCGAAGTTGTGGTTTATGAGCCGGTACTAAAAGAAGAAGAGTTCTTCCATTCGCAAGTTATTCGTGATCTAGAAGAATTTAAATCAACTTGTGATGTGATTGTGTCGAACCGCATGGTTGATGAGATTCGTGATGTCGCAGAGAAAGTTTATACAAGAGACTTATTTGGTAGTGACTAAGGTGTCAACTATATAGGTTTTAGTATATAGGCAGTTTGAATTTCAAACTGCCTTATTATTATGTAATTGAATATACGAAAATAGCTAGGTAAAAATGAGTTTTAGTGCAGTTGTCTTAGCAGCAGGAAAAAGGACTCGAATGTATTCGAGCTTACCTAAAGTGCTGCACGTTTTGGCTGATAAACCAATGGTAAAACATGTTATTGATACTTGCGTGAGTATCAATGCGAGTAGTATTCACTTGGTTTATGGTCATGGCGGTGAACAAATGAAATCGACACTGGCATCAGAGCCAGTCAATTGGGTTGAACAGTCACAGCAGCTTGGTACGGGCCATGCTGTCGATCAAGCTTCTCACGAGTTCGCTGATGATGAGCAAATCTTGGTTCTTTATGGTGATGTTCCCTTAATCTCACAAGAGACGCTTCAAAATCTTTTGGAGGCGCAACCTGAGGGAGGAATTGCTTTATTAACGGTGATTCTTGATGACCCGAAAGGTTATGGTCGTATCGTTAGAAAAAATGGACCTGTTGTTGCCATCGTTGAGCAAAAAGATGCGACGCGAGAGCAAGAGCTTGTTCAAGAAGTCAATACTGGCGTCCTTGTTGCTTCGGGTAAAGATTTGAAACGCTGGTTGAGCGGGCTGAGTAATGATAATGCACAAGGTGAGTATTATTTAACAGACATTATCGAGGCGGCACACAATGAAGGGCGAGCGATAGAAGCGGTTCACCCTATGTCAACGATTGAAGTGGAAGGTGTGAATAACCGTGCCCAACTCGCCAAACTTGAACGCGCTTTTCAACAGAGCCAAGCACAAAGGCTTTTAGCACAAGGCGTGATGATCCGCGATCCTGAGCGCTTTGACTTGAGAGGTTCTCTTGAGTGTGGAATGGACGTTGAAATTGATACCAACGTTATTATCGAAGGGGATGTCACGCTTGGTCAAAACGTCACAGTAGGTACGGGGTGTGTTCTTAAAAACTGTACCATTGCAGACAATACGCTTGTTCGTCCTTATACGGTGATTGAAAACGCGATTGTCGGTCAAGATTGTACGGTAGGACCATTTGCTCGATTAAGACCGGGTACGTCACTTGCTAATGACGCTCATGTCGGTAATTTTGTTGAAGTGAAAAATGCTAGCTTGGGTGAAGGTTCGAAAGCAAATCACTTGAGCTATATCGGTGATGCTGAGGTTGGTCGTCAGTGTAATATTGGCGCAGGCACCATCACATGCAATTACGATGGCGCGAACAAGCACAAGACTGTGATTGAAGACAATGTCTTTGTTGGCTCCGACACACAACTGGTTGCCCCAGTGAGAGTGCGAGCTGGCGCGACGATTGCGGCAGGCACGACATTGACGCGAGATACCGGTGAATCTGAGTTGGTATTAACTCGAGTCAAACCAACAACAAAAGCGAACTGGGTTCGTCCAACGAAAAATAATAAGTAGAAAGATAATGAAACGTAAATATTTCGGAACAGACGGTGTACGTGGAAAAGTCGGCACTTTTCCAATTACCCCTGATTTTGCATTGAAGCTTGGCTGGGCAGCTGGACGTGTGCTATCTCGTATGGGCACAAAGAAAGTCATTATTGGTAAAGATACGCGTATCTCTGGCTATATGCTGGAGTCTGCGCTTGAAGCCGGCTTGTCTGCAGCTGGGGTTAACTCCGTTATGTGTGGTCCAATCCCGACACCAGCTGTCGCGTACCTAACTAAGACCTTCCGTGCAGAAGCCGGTATTGTGATCAGTGCTTCTCATAACCCTTATTATGATAATGGGATCAAGTTCTTTTCCGCTACAGGTGAAAAGCTACCAGACAGCGTAGAGCTTGAGATTGAAGCTGAGCTCGATAAAGAAGTAGTGTGTGTTGAGTCTGACTTATTGGGTAAAGCGACGCGCATGGATGACGCAGCAGGACGTTATATCGAATTCTGTAAAGGAACCTTCGATTCAAAAGCAACGTTAGCTGGAATGAAGGTCGTGGTCGATAGTGCTAATGGGGCGGCTTATCATATTGCGCCTAATGTTTTTAAAGAGCTGGGTGCTGATGTGGTGTCTATTGGTGATAAGCCAAATGGTTTAAACATCAATGCACAGTGCGGTGCAACCGATCTTGCGCTGCTCAAAGAGAGCGTGGTTGCAGAAAAGGCAGATCTCGGTATTGCACTTGATGGTGACAGTGACCGCATTATGCTTGTCGATGGCAACGGTCATGTTGTTGATGGCGATCAGATCCTTTATATCCTTGCAAAACAAGCCTTAGTTGAAGGTCGTCTAAATGGTGGTGTTGTTGGCACACTCATGTCAAACATGGGGCTTGAGCTCGCGCTTCAAGCCCTAGGTATTCCATTTGTGAGAGCAAATGTTGGTGACCGATATGTGATGGAGCAATTGCTAGAGAAAAACTGGTGGCTTGGCGGCGAAAACTCAGGTCATATTATCTGCCGAGATAAAGTAACCACCGGTGATGCTATTGTGGCAGCACTTCAAGTTCTTTCTGTAATCAAAAATACAGGACGTGATCTCGCCTCATTGGTTTCAGATATGGATATGCTGCCTCAGGTGCTTATCAATGTACGTTTTGCTGGTGGAGTAGACCCTCTTGAATCTGAGGAAGTGCTGAAAGCTGTCGACCAAGCTGAAGCGGCGTTTGGTAGTCACACGCAAAGTGCGACAGGCCGTGTTTTACTTCGTAAGTCCGGTACCGAACCTCTTATCAGAGTGATGGTAGAGGCGATTGATAGTGAAGCGGCAAATCATTGGGCCAATGTCATTGCTGATGCAGTGAAGTGCACAAGTGCAGAGCCGGCGTAAGCGGTAAAAAATGAAAAGGGCGAGATGAATTCTCATCACGCCCTTTTTACTTATTAGAGCCAAGGAAATGGCAGTTGAAAGAATCGGTAACCTAGCACATGAAAGCAAATAGGGACTTTGGTCTCAATGTAGCAATAGCTCTGCTTTTGGTGTCGGTGTTCGATTTGCACCATATTGTGCCGATATTCGATGAGGCTGCGTGGCTCGGCATAATATTCATTGAGCGCAAAACACAGCGCTTTGCAAAATCGCAGATGGCGCTCCCAGAGCTTCATGGAGTCCATGTTGTCTTTGGTTTGCTGCAAGCAGTAGTAGTACTTAGCTAATGTAAGTGCGGGATATTTAAGGTGTAGTGTAATATCGTCACACATCAGTGGCTCACTATCGACCAGCATCTGTTTATAACGCTTAAGGGCGCGATAACGTTCTGGGCATTGCTGGTAGTTATAAACAAACTGCCGAGCTAACTTTTCGAGCGTCTTTTGCGTGGCCAAATCATTGGGTACGCCTTCATACTCTTCGCTGTGGATCAGATGATGAATCATCGTCGATTGCGCCCCGAGTGCAAATGCGGCCAGTTGCTTGTCATCGCTTAAGCTGCGTTTAAAGTGCTCAGGCTCATCAAAGGTCAGAACTTTCATTACAGCGCTCCTTTCATCATCGAATCAAAAGCCACCCCATCTTGGCGTGAGGCATTGGCCACATAGGGTGCATACACCTCAAACAAGAGTTTTGTATCACTGTGACCCAGCATGTGTGAGATATAAAGCGGGTTCTCATGCGCGGCGATGTGCAGTACGGCGGCAGTATGGCGCGTCTCATAGGCGCGGCGTTTTTTTAGTCCCGCTTTTTTCAGTGTTGGATGCCAGAGCTTTTCACTGACAAAATGCGTATCGAGTCCTAAGCCATTGGGGCCGACAAAGACAAAGCCGTCACTGGTGTTGGCACGCTGTTTTTGGCGCTCAAAAGCAGCGTAGAGCGTGTCACACATTTGCAGCTCTCGGCGGCTTTTCGGCGTTTTGACATCGCAAACCTCCCCATTAACTAGGTTCTGGCGAATACGAATTTGGCGGTGCTCAAAGTGAATATGCTCCCATTGCAAACCATGAATTTCACAGCTGCGCATACCGGTCCAAAAACGAATCAGAAAGTAGTCTCGCCACTCTTTATCCACCGCATCTAAAAACCGCTGCACTTCTTCGGCGGTAAGCGGATGAGATTCGGCTTTTTCTTCACGCAGGGATTTGTAGCGGCGAAACGGATATTCAAACTTGTACTCTTCTGCGCCGAGCGAAATCATCGCAATTAGCGGCCAAAGAATGTTATTGATGCGCTTGTTGGTCAGCTTACGTGACCCATCCGGCTTTTTCAGCGACATCAAATCTTGGCGGAAAAAATCGATGCTCGCGAGGGTAATGTCACAAATCAGCGTATTGCGAAACTCGGGCAGCAAATAGCTTTCGATGTTATTCCACAATACGCCTTGATAGCTCGGTTTCCACTTGGCTTTGTTACGCTCAAACCACTCTTGGGCGTAGGTGTCAAAAAACGGAAAGTGATGGTCAGGGTGTTTTTCACGCTCAAGCGCTTCAAATAGCGCGACTTTTTTGCTGTGCGGAAAATAGTTGCGATACTGAAAGGTGCCCAAATCAATTTCTGCATTGATTTGCTTGAGGGTGGCTTGCGCTTGTTTGAGATTTTTTGGTGTAGCGTTCATTTTCGTGCCTTCACGAAAACGCTGACCGTACATGTGTAGGTCAAATTGGATCACCCCATTGGGGCGCACGCGTAGATGAGCCATGACGACTTCTCCATCGGTTGCGATCTTTAAATAGATCTGTCCCTGACCGGTGGAATTGGGTAGACTCATTCCATCGGCTGGGTCGCTTTAACGTCGGGCAGCCGGTACGGGGTGGAGTGGTTGCCGCCACTTCACCCCAACTGCATGTTGGCATCGTTGTCTCTGTGTCCTCTATCGTTGCTCATAAAAACTCAGAGTGAGGCGATGCGCCCTCAAAGCTTACCAATAGCGTGAAAATAACGACTATTGGTGATTGCTTAATAAATAATCTAGTCGCCTACTGGATGGATGTCCAGCTATTGTGTCTGTTTTTTATCCTTTTTACTCTCCTATTGGTTGTCGTGAGTACGCCTCGTTTTCTTTACGAGTTCTCTACGAGCACTACACATCATCGAACCCGATACCATCAATCTGTTGGCCTTCAGGGTTGATTAAGGCGTCCAATTTCTCTTTTTCTTTTTGCATGCGTGCGATCTCCTGTGGAGCGTATTCGACATCGTGGACGTAAGCATAAGGGTGCGTTTTATTGATGTTGTTATAAAAGCCAAGCTTATAGTCGCCTTGTGTGGTTTTTAGAAATTGCACCTTCATTTGTTTGGTTTTTTTGGTGATCACATCTTGCAGCCTGATTTTAGACAGCTCACTTAAATTGACGCGAAAGACCGTTGTGCGGTCGGTTTTGCTGTCTGCGACGTCGAGGTAGCTATGCAGCCCTGTCTCTTCGGTTAACCCTCCAATCATCACACAGTCGTTATCGATGTAGATGAGCGCTTGATTGGCTTTTTTGACTTTGGCATTGCTGCGATAGTCGTCAATTTGTTTTTTAAAGTCGATCAAATTGACAATCA
Protein-coding sequences here:
- the glmU gene encoding bifunctional UDP-N-acetylglucosamine diphosphorylase/glucosamine-1-phosphate N-acetyltransferase GlmU, with protein sequence MSFSAVVLAAGKRTRMYSSLPKVLHVLADKPMVKHVIDTCVSINASSIHLVYGHGGEQMKSTLASEPVNWVEQSQQLGTGHAVDQASHEFADDEQILVLYGDVPLISQETLQNLLEAQPEGGIALLTVILDDPKGYGRIVRKNGPVVAIVEQKDATREQELVQEVNTGVLVASGKDLKRWLSGLSNDNAQGEYYLTDIIEAAHNEGRAIEAVHPMSTIEVEGVNNRAQLAKLERAFQQSQAQRLLAQGVMIRDPERFDLRGSLECGMDVEIDTNVIIEGDVTLGQNVTVGTGCVLKNCTIADNTLVRPYTVIENAIVGQDCTVGPFARLRPGTSLANDAHVGNFVEVKNASLGEGSKANHLSYIGDAEVGRQCNIGAGTITCNYDGANKHKTVIEDNVFVGSDTQLVAPVRVRAGATIAAGTTLTRDTGESELVLTRVKPTTKANWVRPTKNNK
- the glmM gene encoding phosphoglucosamine mutase — encoded protein: MKRKYFGTDGVRGKVGTFPITPDFALKLGWAAGRVLSRMGTKKVIIGKDTRISGYMLESALEAGLSAAGVNSVMCGPIPTPAVAYLTKTFRAEAGIVISASHNPYYDNGIKFFSATGEKLPDSVELEIEAELDKEVVCVESDLLGKATRMDDAAGRYIEFCKGTFDSKATLAGMKVVVDSANGAAYHIAPNVFKELGADVVSIGDKPNGLNINAQCGATDLALLKESVVAEKADLGIALDGDSDRIMLVDGNGHVVDGDQILYILAKQALVEGRLNGGVVGTLMSNMGLELALQALGIPFVRANVGDRYVMEQLLEKNWWLGGENSGHIICRDKVTTGDAIVAALQVLSVIKNTGRDLASLVSDMDMLPQVLINVRFAGGVDPLESEEVLKAVDQAEAAFGSHTQSATGRVLLRKSGTEPLIRVMVEAIDSEAANHWANVIADAVKCTSAEPA
- a CDS encoding Arm DNA-binding domain-containing protein, coding for MAHLRVRPNGVIQFDLHMYGQRFREGTKMNATPKNLKQAQATLKQINAEIDLGTFQYRNYFPHSKKVALFEALEREKHPDHHFPFFDTYAQEWFERNKAKWKPSYQGVLWNNIESYLLPEFRNTLICDITLASIDFFRQDLMSLKKPDGSRKLTNKRINNILWPLIAMISLGAEEYKFEYPFRRYKSLREEKAESHPLTAEEVQRFLDAVDKEWRDYFLIRFWTGMRSCEIHGLQWEHIHFEHRQIRIRQNLVNGEVCDVKTPKSRRELQMCDTLYAAFERQKQRANTSDGFVFVGPNGLGLDTHFVSEKLWHPTLKKAGLKKRRAYETRHTAAVLHIAAHENPLYISHMLGHSDTKLLFEVYAPYVANASRQDGVAFDSMMKGAL